Below is a genomic region from Virgibacillus dokdonensis.
ATTTTTCGGGTATTTGGATTATGACCCATTTAGAAGCAAAAAGAATGGGTTTGTACGGGCTACCCAAAGATCAAATCCCACCTAAGAAAGAAGTACTTAAAAAAATTCACTTACTTCTACCGATCATAGCGATTGTTTGGCTACTATTTGAAGGAGTTAGCATTGAGCGAACAGCGCTCTATGGCATTGGGATTACGATAGTTGTTAGTATATTTATGAAGGAAACACGTATAACACCACGTAAATTCATTACCGCTCTAACATCAGGTGCTCGTACCGCTTTAGGTGTAGCTGCAGCTACAGCGTGCGCCGGTATTATTGTAGGTGTTGTGACAAAGACAGGCCTAGGATTAAAGTTAGGAAATAGTTTGGTAGATATTGCTGGTTCTATAGCTACATCGGCGGATATGCAATTATTGTTAACGTTATTTTTCACCATGATTACGTCGATCATTCTAGGGATGGGTTCGCCTACGACAGCGAATTATATTATTACATCCACGATAGCCCTACCAGCTATTTTAGCCTTAAATGATCATTTAGATGTAGCTATTCCACTACTTGCGGGGCATATGTTTGTGTTTTATTTCGGTATTGTAGCTGATATTACCCCACCAGTTGCACTCGCTGCTTTTGCAGCTACAGGTATCTCAGGCGGTGAACCAATTCGCACGGGGATAAATGCTGCTAAGCTGGCTATTGCTGCTTTTATTATTCCGTATATGTTTGTATTACAGCCAGAACTCTTAATGATTGATACATCGATTGGTGAGGTCGGATGGATATTATTTACAGCCATTACGGGTATGATTGCAATTGGCGCAGGTTTGATTGGTTTTTGGTATGTAAAGCTTCACTGGTCTGTACGTATTTTAACAATAGCAATTGGGCTGTTATTAATTTATCCAGAAGGAAATACGGATGTATATGGATTGGCCGCCTTTATTCTTATGTTAGCTATCCAGTTGTATATGAATCGTGCAAAGGGATCGGGAGAGAAGATGGAAAAAACGGCAAGTGGGTAAGTAAAGTTGTTACTATAAAAAAATTAAATAGGGTTGTGGAACGACGAGGTGCTCGTTCATTATAGCTTGTTTTTTAGCATATAAGGTGCTGCAATATTCCCGCTTTCAAACAAAGCTAAGGCGGTGATAATAGCACCTAAATGGCTAATATAATTAAGAACTTCAGGTCACCCCTTACACTATAGGAAGGTATAAACGTTTAAAGGTTTATAGAATAAGAAAAAACTACGCCATTCGCCATAAGACTTGGCAACAAGCCGAGTTTTTCTAATGTTACTAGAAAATGAAGGAATAAATAACGTCTGTTGAAGAAGATTTACTTAGATAGTAAGGATAAGCTGAAAAAACTCTAACATGTGAATAAGGATGTCAGAGTTTTTTCATTATCCAAAGAAAGCGGGGGAATAAATTGCACAAGCAAGGTTCTCA
It encodes:
- a CDS encoding TRAP transporter permease, translating into MSDEKDQLTKQEQEALLKKYDTEANTRKLAGIAAGIVFFGLLAFSVFQLYTGAFGQKTAYIQRTVHLGFALSLIFLLFPARRTGIKSRVAWYDYILVVLSIIVCGYWPVYYETVVQQIGGITEVQMVIGGIAILLVMEATRRAVGLPITIIASLFLIYALFGRQMPGMLAHQGLSLEQLIDTMFFTTEGILGTPLQVSSTYIFLFLLFGAFLVQTGVGNYFNDLAISLAGKRTGGPAKVAIFSSALNGTISGSSVANTVTTGSYTIPMMKRLGYKPNFAGAVEAASSTGGQIMPPIMGAAAFLMIEFAGVGYWQIAQAALIPAILYFSGIWIMTHLEAKRMGLYGLPKDQIPPKKEVLKKIHLLLPIIAIVWLLFEGVSIERTALYGIGITIVVSIFMKETRITPRKFITALTSGARTALGVAAATACAGIIVGVVTKTGLGLKLGNSLVDIAGSIATSADMQLLLTLFFTMITSIILGMGSPTTANYIITSTIALPAILALNDHLDVAIPLLAGHMFVFYFGIVADITPPVALAAFAATGISGGEPIRTGINAAKLAIAAFIIPYMFVLQPELLMIDTSIGEVGWILFTAITGMIAIGAGLIGFWYVKLHWSVRILTIAIGLLLIYPEGNTDVYGLAAFILMLAIQLYMNRAKGSGEKMEKTASG